One stretch of Arachis hypogaea cultivar Tifrunner chromosome 20, arahy.Tifrunner.gnm2.J5K5, whole genome shotgun sequence DNA includes these proteins:
- the LOC112786171 gene encoding protein FAR1-RELATED SEQUENCE 5-like: protein MRGKTPTSIITDEAMAIRNAVRDVFPKVRHRLCAWHLIRNATSNVGSPSFTSKFRKIMTGDYEIPVFKRKWVQLIEEFGIEDKPWVINMYEEKHMWATAYLRGKFFAGFRTTSRCEGLHSVVGRYVGSRYDLTSFVENFQRCVAHMRFNEFNADYESTRGVAVMQTCIELLERYAAELYTHEIFLFFRPFLSRAGSMRVLNIDNTDDCIKYIVCKHGRPDFTWTVDFCQEKLIFMCTCLRMESFGIPCEHIVKVLVDRDIREILRSLVLDRWTKKVKSTLNDPSGFSRDAIVISRQSALVEFSKQLAAVAAKVPERYEETRDLIMGLYSSYKAADEGDNQPHSGVARSSNPYVHPTTGGSGQSSKKKKQQRCSVCQMEGHKKTTCPWQKDIDNNVIDKEAIGSDDGDMCTKATAELDSDS, encoded by the coding sequence ATGAGGGGCAAGACCCCGACCTCAATCATAACTGATGAGGCCATGGCAATTAGGAATGCAGTGAGAGATGTATTTCCCAAAGTCAGACATAGATTATGTGCTTGGCACCTTATTAGAAATGCAACTAGCAATGTTGGAAGTCCATCGTTTACATctaaatttagaaaaatcatGACAGGAGACTACGAGATTCCCGTGTTTAAGCGTAAGTGGGTTCAGCTTATTGAAGAATTTGGCATTGAGGATAAGCCGTGGGTGATCAACATGTACGAAGAGAAGCATATGTGGGCTACTGCATATCTAAGAGGAAAATTCTTTGCTGGCTTTAGAACTACATCAAGATGTGAAGGTTTACACTCAGTTGTGGGAAGGTATGTGGGGTCGCGGTATGATTTGACAAGTTTTGTAGAGAATTTTCAAAGGTGTGTAGCACACATGCGCTTTAACGAATTTAATGCTGATTATGAATCTACACGTGGGGTGGCCGTCATGCAAACTTGTATAGAGCTGCTAGAGAGATATGCTGCTGAGTTATACACTCATGAGATATTTCTTTTCTTTCGGCCATTTCTCTCCAGAGCTGGATCAATGCGGGTTCTGAACATAGATAATACCGATGATTGCATAAAGTACATTGTGTGTAAGCATGGGAGGCCCGATTTTACGTGGACCGTTGATTTTTGTCAAGAAAAATTGATCTTCATGTGTACCTGTTTACGAATGGAGTCATTTGGTATTCCCTGCGAACATATTGTGAAAGTTCTGGTTGACAGAGACATCCGTGAGATTCTCCGGTCATTGGTATTGGATAGATGGACAAAAAAGGTTAAATCAACACTCAATGATCCAAGTGGGTTCAGCAGGGATGCTATTGTTATTAGTCGTCAAAGTGCTTTAGTGGAATTTTCTAAACAACTGGCTGCTGTTGCTGCTAAAGTACCAGAGAGATATGAAGAGACACGTGATTTAATTATGGGATTGTACTCATCTTACAAGGCTGCAGACGAAGGAGATAATCAACCTCACTCAGGTGTAGCTAGAAGTAGCAATCCGTATGTGCATCCAACCACTGGAGGCTCAGGACAATCAtctaagaagaagaagcagcaacgtTGTAGTGTTTGTCAAATGGAAGGACATAAGAAGACAACATGTCCTTGGCAAAAGGACATTGACAACAACGTTATAGACAAAGAAGCAATCGGTTCGGACGATGGCGACATGTGTACCAAAGCAACCGCTGAGTTAGATAGTGATAGTTAG